The stretch of DNA GCGCGCCAGCCAGCCCAGCAGCAGCACTGTCAGCGCCCACAAAACGAAGTTGAGGACAAAGGGCTTGTCCCGCAGCATCTGTTCAGGCGCCCCTGCCACATCGCTCCGATAGGCAAGGTAAAGGTAGCGCAATACACCGTAAACGACAAACGGGATGGTCACCATCAGCCACGGCTCGCGTCGGTCGCCCAGCAAAACATGGGGCGCTGTGAAGGTGTAAAGGGCGTAAGCCATGATGGTCATGGATGCCGTGATAGCGATGCATTGGTCCAATAGTTGCGGCGTGTAGTCGCTGAGGACGGAACGGACCGCCGTCGCGTTGTTGCCCATCAACAACAACTCGTGCCGGCGTTTTGCAAAGGCGATGAAGAGGGCGACCAGTAGGGTGCATAAGATGAGCCACGGCGAGATAGCGACCTTGATGGCAAGGCAGCCGGCGATAACCCGCAGGACGAACCCCGCCGCCACACCCAGCGCGTCCACGATGATGACCCGCTTGAGCCACACCGAATAGGCAATGCCCCACAGTGGGTAAGCGATGGCGGCGAGGAAAAACAACGGCGTTGCGTTCCACCGCGCAACGACTGCTGCCAATACGGCACCTGCTATGGCGCACCCGACGACCAGCGTCAGCGCTTCCGCAACGGACACGCGTCCAGCGGCGACGGGACGATGGCGTTTGATAGGGTGTTGACGGTCCTTGTCGCGGTCGCAAACATCGTTGAGGGCGTAAACGCTGCTTGACAACAAACAGAAGGCGGCAACGGCGCCCAAGACGAAGAGTAGGTCACGCCCTGCCGTCGGCATCTTGTAGGTGCCGGCGAAGATGTAGCCCGCTGCCAGCAAGGCGTTTTTGACCCATTGGTGGGGACGCAACAGCCACAGCCAGTCACGCCAGCGGCTCACCCCAACATCAACCCTCACTGCCGTTGCCGGTTTCTTTCAACTCCAGCAACACTTGCGTGACGAACAAGTGGGTCAAGTCTGGGTCCAGTTGGGTGCCGGCAGCGCGGGTCAGTTCAGCGATGGCTTGGTCACGGGGGTAAGCAGGACGATAAGGACGGTCGTGGGAAAGGGCGTCAAAGGTGTCTGCGACAGCGAGAATTCGCGCCGGCAGCGGGATTTGGTCACCCCGCAAGCCGTCGGGGTAACCGGTGCCGTCAAAGCGTTCATGATGGTAACGGACGGCTGCGGTCACCAGATCCGTCAACAACGCGGGGCGGTCTATCAACTCCAAACTCCACAGCGGATGTTGGCGCACCAACTGCCATTCGTCGTCGGAAAGCCGCGTCGGCTTGAGCAAGATGTCGCGGGGCACTTGCAGCAAGCCCAAATCGTGTGCTAGCCCGGCGACCCGCAGTTGCTCGGCGTCTTTGGGCGTCCATCCGGCGGCTTTCGCCAACGCTTGGGCGTAAATGCCGACACGGTCGGCGTGCCCGCGTCGGTAGCCTTCCAGCGCTTCGGCGTAACGGGCAAAGGACGCCAACGCGGCGAGATGCCCTTCCCACAGCCGCCGATACAAACGGGCGTTTTCAACCGCTAACGCTGCCTGCGCAGCCAAGACAAGGTAAAGGTGTACATCGGCGTCCGAGAACACCCGTTCGTCAGCGAAGCGGGTCAAATTCAGCACGCCGACGACGCGGCTGCCCAATTTCAGCGGCAAACAAAGGGCGCTCCCCATCCCCTGGTAGCGCAGGGGAACGCCGCTTAAAGCCTGAATGGTCTGCGTGTTCACCAACAGCGGCTCTCCCGTTTGCGCAACAAGCCCGGCGATGCCCTCTGCCACTGCGATTTCACGGTTGAGCCACTCAGAGGGGAGCCCGTCAGCGGCGACCAACCGAAGGCGCGTCGGTGAGGCTGTGTCGTCCACAACCATCAAGGATACGCGGTCTGCGCCTGTTTGTTCGCGGGCGACGCGAACGATGCGGTGTAGCACTTCGTCCAAGTCCAGCGAGGCAGCGAGGTGACGGGCAACTTCGCTCAGCGAAACCATTAATTGCAGTCGCTCCCGCTCCCGCACGGCTTGCAGGTAAGCCATCGCCCGTTGGACAATCCCTTGTAATTCGGTGACGGTAAACGGTTTGAACAGCGCCGCCCAGAACCCTGCTTCCAAAGCATCGCGATTGGTTTCGGCGAGGCTCTGCCCCGTGATCAAGATGCCCAGAATTTGGGGCGCAAGTGCCTGCATCGCCCGAAACAAATCCAACCCGTTGCCGTCGGGCAAAATCCAGTCCACTAAGGCAATGTCAAACCCTTCGTTTTTGACTTTCGTTAGCGCCTCAGCGGCAGTGGTGGCGGTGTCCACATGGAGATCCAAACGCTGTAAGGCAAGGCGACAGATGGTCACGATGCTTTCTTCGTCGTCCACGACTAACACTCGC from bacterium HR17 encodes:
- a CDS encoding Decaprenyl-phosphate phosphoribosyltransferase, with protein sequence MSRWRDWLWLLRPHQWVKNALLAAGYIFAGTYKMPTAGRDLLFVLGAVAAFCLLSSSVYALNDVCDRDKDRQHPIKRHRPVAAGRVSVAEALTLVVGCAIAGAVLAAVVARWNATPLFFLAAIAYPLWGIAYSVWLKRVIIVDALGVAAGFVLRVIAGCLAIKVAISPWLILCTLLVALFIAFAKRRHELLLMGNNATAVRSVLSDYTPQLLDQCIAITASMTIMAYALYTFTAPHVLLGDRREPWLMVTIPFVVYGVLRYLYLAYRSDVAGAPEQMLRDKPFVLNFVLWALTVLLLGWLAR
- a CDS encoding 3'3'-cGAMP-specific phosphodiesterase 3, producing the protein MSQWRVLVVDDEESIVTICRLALQRLDLHVDTATTAAEALTKVKNEGFDIALVDWILPDGNGLDLFRAMQALAPQILGILITGQSLAETNRDALEAGFWAALFKPFTVTELQGIVQRAMAYLQAVRERERLQLMVSLSEVARHLAASLDLDEVLHRIVRVAREQTGADRVSLMVVDDTASPTRLRLVAADGLPSEWLNREIAVAEGIAGLVAQTGEPLLVNTQTIQALSGVPLRYQGMGSALCLPLKLGSRVVGVLNLTRFADERVFSDADVHLYLVLAAQAALAVENARLYRRLWEGHLAALASFARYAEALEGYRRGHADRVGIYAQALAKAAGWTPKDAEQLRVAGLAHDLGLLQVPRDILLKPTRLSDDEWQLVRQHPLWSLELIDRPALLTDLVTAAVRYHHERFDGTGYPDGLRGDQIPLPARILAVADTFDALSHDRPYRPAYPRDQAIAELTRAAGTQLDPDLTHLFVTQVLLELKETGNGSEG